The Fimbriimonas ginsengisoli Gsoil 348 genome window below encodes:
- a CDS encoding tetratricopeptide repeat protein, with protein sequence MAADLIDRCGFPRENVVVLDRGQATATRIRQELERLEDPRRVQANDRVFIALALHGEVDSGSGFFLGATPTKNATHRTNPDDYVPMAAVRDIVLKGIPAKHVMLVSDACYAGSIVDEGVGVPSPNASVKDQAQLPFRAIWAGTDAVSAAITNDSLKSTRFLGRLSSELEFLTKYKQGWVTAKDLFGRARSEIALPWTPVARGSFLFAVPKSALYDEQETLADTVNDARLQSSLEICNEKLLRIKALQVLLALVDEKKAPLDHARILGELGSAYFDTAKGSDANAALAIGIYRSVIPFMRSHGQAELAARALANLGSMYSMLGGPGDPARAIDCMKEAQRYYTRESHPLEWARTQATFAKAVAQSQSSSSEAARIAAPMLTQAIELARNKVSSNELAIMLNELGILLVNVDDTQAASCFESALAIVSERNDAEFWAKLQNSLGRALKGIKALPHHRAALTVFTEDSFPEAWAYTQFFLAEALFDSPTGDSESNSEEAIRGLRKALPHIHRETDQITWTSCRVLLADCLIRRPMFDLKAANESMTEADHLLSEVESGMDKDREPEPWAHAHVVTSRLLMLQGKKVEAVAAAQQALAALSEEKNPIPWMMTQLQLGEVLAKSASPRSQQTMAPAVIAMRAAQSVANRLGNKDVIAYASLLLASIQASYPEGYEAARQDCLKALSYYTRESHPRNWVAAKSMEGFIWFWSGENTAHQRESDEKAIQCHLEALAAVEENSESAALIHFNLGQVYLDLSDFKNAREHYTLARDIAKRLGYNPTIVERAESELRRIKST encoded by the coding sequence TTGGCCGCTGACCTCATCGACCGATGCGGGTTTCCCCGCGAAAACGTCGTCGTCTTAGACCGCGGGCAAGCCACCGCTACGCGAATCCGACAGGAACTCGAGAGGCTTGAAGATCCCCGACGAGTCCAGGCGAACGACCGAGTCTTCATTGCCCTCGCGCTCCATGGCGAGGTTGACTCCGGATCCGGATTCTTCTTAGGTGCCACTCCCACCAAGAATGCCACGCATCGGACCAACCCGGACGACTACGTACCCATGGCAGCAGTTCGAGATATCGTGCTTAAGGGAATTCCGGCGAAGCACGTGATGCTTGTTTCAGATGCTTGCTACGCCGGTTCGATCGTCGACGAAGGAGTTGGTGTCCCCTCTCCGAACGCTTCTGTAAAAGACCAGGCCCAACTACCCTTCCGGGCCATCTGGGCGGGGACTGACGCAGTATCTGCTGCGATCACTAACGATAGTCTTAAGTCGACTAGGTTTCTCGGTCGTCTCTCTTCTGAGCTCGAATTTCTCACCAAGTACAAACAAGGCTGGGTAACGGCCAAGGACTTATTCGGACGAGCCCGCTCGGAGATTGCCCTCCCCTGGACACCCGTAGCCCGGGGATCTTTTCTCTTCGCCGTACCCAAGAGTGCACTTTATGACGAGCAGGAGACGCTGGCAGATACCGTCAACGACGCTCGCCTCCAGAGCAGCCTTGAAATCTGCAACGAAAAGCTTCTCCGGATTAAGGCGCTTCAGGTCTTGTTAGCGCTCGTAGATGAGAAGAAAGCCCCACTCGACCATGCTCGAATTCTTGGAGAGCTTGGCTCTGCCTATTTCGATACGGCCAAAGGGTCGGACGCCAATGCCGCGCTTGCGATCGGCATATATCGGTCGGTCATTCCATTCATGCGTTCACATGGGCAAGCAGAGCTAGCGGCAAGAGCCCTTGCCAATCTCGGTTCGATGTATTCCATGTTGGGCGGCCCGGGCGACCCGGCTCGGGCGATCGACTGCATGAAGGAAGCCCAAAGATACTACACGAGGGAAAGTCACCCTCTCGAGTGGGCTCGTACCCAAGCCACATTCGCTAAAGCCGTCGCTCAAAGCCAAAGTTCTTCGTCCGAAGCAGCGCGAATAGCTGCCCCTATGCTAACCCAGGCGATCGAGTTGGCTCGGAACAAGGTTTCTTCGAACGAGTTGGCAATCATGCTCAACGAGTTGGGAATCTTGCTGGTTAACGTCGACGACACGCAAGCCGCGAGTTGCTTTGAATCTGCTCTGGCGATTGTCTCAGAACGGAATGACGCCGAGTTTTGGGCAAAGCTTCAAAACAGCCTTGGCCGAGCACTAAAAGGTATCAAAGCCCTTCCGCACCACCGGGCCGCGCTCACCGTTTTTACCGAAGACTCCTTTCCTGAAGCTTGGGCCTACACTCAGTTTTTCCTCGCTGAAGCATTATTCGATAGTCCAACCGGGGATTCCGAATCCAATTCGGAGGAGGCCATACGTGGACTTCGAAAGGCACTTCCCCATATTCATAGGGAAACGGATCAAATAACATGGACTTCTTGTCGCGTGTTGTTGGCTGACTGTTTGATACGGCGCCCGATGTTTGACTTGAAAGCGGCAAACGAAAGCATGACCGAAGCCGATCATCTGCTTAGTGAAGTGGAAAGCGGTATGGACAAAGATCGCGAACCAGAACCCTGGGCGCACGCTCACGTCGTGACGAGCCGTCTGCTCATGCTTCAGGGAAAAAAGGTGGAGGCCGTCGCCGCCGCTCAGCAGGCACTTGCCGCACTATCGGAGGAAAAGAACCCGATTCCATGGATGATGACGCAACTTCAGCTGGGCGAAGTACTGGCCAAATCCGCTTCGCCGAGGTCCCAACAGACCATGGCCCCTGCGGTCATCGCGATGAGAGCGGCCCAGAGTGTAGCCAATCGGCTTGGCAACAAAGACGTGATCGCTTATGCGTCCCTTCTCCTTGCGAGCATCCAAGCGTCCTACCCCGAGGGGTACGAAGCGGCCCGCCAAGATTGTCTCAAGGCGCTGTCCTACTACACGAGGGAGTCCCACCCGCGAAACTGGGTCGCGGCCAAATCTATGGAGGGCTTTATCTGGTTTTGGAGCGGTGAAAATACCGCTCACCAGAGAGAATC